The Pedobacter roseus genome contains a region encoding:
- a CDS encoding DUF3606 domain-containing protein, whose amino-acid sequence MDDKQKNGSADRGRININEGYELDYWSNKFGVSKDKLKAAVQTVGTSAHAVEDFLKK is encoded by the coding sequence ATGGATGATAAACAAAAAAACGGGAGTGCTGATCGCGGTAGGATCAACATTAACGAAGGTTATGAGCTTGATTATTGGTCTAATAAATTTGGTGTGAGCAAAGATAAACTAAAAGCAGCAGTGCAAACGGTTGGTACCTCTGCCCACGCGGTAGAAGATTTTTTAAAAAAATAA
- a CDS encoding RICIN domain-containing protein, with product MLLFVNQVILAQSIKGNFAIKNVLTGMLLRVKDASGKNGTPLVAYEPQNWKCMTWNFIAVEDNTYQLKNLFTGKTFQPKSAELILEEQPLTLGNSNQQYEFEPAGKDIYFIKLKGTDLYLTPEDKKGAINSAIILPKKTKTKEQQWTIYEQAPTM from the coding sequence TTGTTATTATTTGTTAATCAGGTTATTTTAGCCCAAAGCATTAAAGGGAATTTCGCCATTAAAAACGTGCTTACAGGTATGTTGCTTCGTGTTAAAGATGCCAGTGGTAAAAATGGAACGCCATTGGTGGCTTATGAACCGCAGAACTGGAAATGTATGACCTGGAACTTTATTGCTGTTGAGGATAACACTTATCAGTTAAAAAATCTATTCACCGGGAAAACTTTTCAGCCAAAATCTGCTGAGCTAATTTTAGAGGAACAGCCTTTAACCTTAGGTAACAGTAATCAGCAATATGAATTTGAACCTGCCGGAAAAGATATTTATTTCATCAAACTCAAAGGAACAGATCTTTACCTTACGCCCGAAGATAAAAAAGGAGCTATAAACTCAGCCATTATCCTGCCAAAGAAAACGAAAACCAAGGAACAGCAATGGACGATATACGAACAAGCACCGACCATGTAG
- a CDS encoding Dabb family protein: MIAHHVLFWLKADTTEEQKTAFRNSLQTLEKIEVVKTFHIGVPAPIERAVVDTTYTFSLILFFEDLAAHDVYQVHPLHKAFLDEFRVYFEKVVIYDAE; this comes from the coding sequence ATGATAGCACACCACGTTTTATTCTGGCTTAAAGCCGATACCACTGAAGAGCAAAAAACTGCTTTTCGCAATAGTTTACAAACATTAGAAAAAATTGAAGTTGTTAAAACTTTTCATATTGGCGTACCTGCACCAATTGAGCGTGCTGTGGTAGATACCACTTATACTTTCAGCCTGATTTTGTTCTTTGAAGATCTGGCAGCGCATGATGTTTACCAGGTTCACCCTTTGCACAAAGCTTTCTTAGACGAATTCAGGGTTTATTTTGAAAAGGTTGTTATTTACGACGCAGAATAA
- a CDS encoding TolC family protein, with amino-acid sequence MFKQNIYKGIGLVLICAAYTACKLPEVAQRSENKNVPAAFNGSQDTVNTASIKWRNFFTDPNLVNLIDTALKNNQELNITLQDIEIAKNEIKARKGELLPSVTYGVGAGFDKVGRYTSSGAGDASTEITPGKEVPEVLPDYHFGLQANWEADIWHKLRNSKKAAISHYLSTVEGKNFVITNLIAEVANSYYELLAADNQLETVKKNIELQSNALELMKIQKQASRVNELAVRKFEAEVLSSKSLEFDIQQNITETENKINFLLGRYPQPIIRDKSNFTDLVPPTVQTGLPSQLLANRPDIKQAEFELAAAKLDVKVAKAQFYPSLGISATIGYQAFNPSYLLRTPESLIYSLAGDLAGPLINRNAIKAEYLTANAKQLQAVFDYEKTILNGYIEVANQMSKISNLQKSYDLKSKQVAALTQSIDISNDLFKSARADYFEVLMTQRDALQSKLELIETKKQQLNAVVDIYHALGGGWN; translated from the coding sequence ATGTTTAAGCAAAATATTTATAAAGGCATTGGATTGGTGTTGATATGCGCTGCATATACCGCCTGTAAATTGCCAGAAGTGGCCCAACGCTCCGAAAATAAAAATGTACCTGCAGCCTTTAATGGCTCGCAGGATACAGTAAACACGGCCAGCATTAAATGGCGTAACTTTTTTACCGATCCAAACCTGGTCAACCTGATTGATACCGCACTTAAAAATAACCAGGAGCTGAATATCACGCTTCAGGATATCGAAATTGCCAAAAATGAAATCAAGGCGAGAAAAGGAGAACTTTTACCGAGTGTAACCTATGGTGTAGGTGCTGGATTTGATAAAGTTGGCCGTTATACCAGTTCGGGTGCAGGTGATGCTTCAACAGAAATTACACCTGGTAAAGAAGTACCTGAAGTATTGCCTGACTACCATTTTGGCTTACAAGCCAATTGGGAAGCAGATATCTGGCACAAATTACGCAACTCTAAAAAAGCAGCCATTAGCCACTATCTATCAACGGTTGAGGGTAAGAATTTTGTCATTACCAATTTAATTGCCGAAGTAGCCAATTCATACTATGAGTTGTTAGCGGCCGACAATCAGTTAGAAACGGTAAAAAAGAATATCGAACTACAGAGCAATGCTTTAGAGCTGATGAAAATCCAAAAACAGGCTTCAAGGGTTAACGAGCTTGCTGTGCGTAAATTTGAGGCAGAAGTATTAAGCTCAAAAAGTCTAGAATTTGATATTCAGCAGAACATTACCGAAACAGAGAATAAAATTAATTTCCTGTTAGGCCGTTATCCTCAGCCGATCATCAGGGATAAATCTAATTTTACCGATCTGGTTCCGCCAACCGTGCAAACAGGTTTACCTTCGCAGTTATTGGCTAACCGCCCGGATATTAAACAGGCCGAATTCGAACTTGCAGCAGCTAAATTGGATGTTAAAGTAGCCAAAGCGCAGTTTTATCCATCTTTAGGCATTTCTGCAACCATCGGTTACCAGGCTTTTAATCCTTCTTATTTATTAAGAACGCCAGAATCTTTGATCTATTCGTTAGCAGGAGATTTAGCCGGACCACTGATCAACAGAAATGCTATAAAAGCAGAATATTTAACAGCGAATGCCAAACAGTTGCAGGCAGTTTTTGATTATGAAAAAACCATTTTAAATGGCTATATTGAAGTCGCCAATCAAATGTCAAAAATCAGCAATTTGCAAAAAAGTTACGACCTGAAATCGAAACAAGTTGCTGCACTTACACAGTCGATCGATATTTCGAACGATTTGTTTAAATCGGCAAGGGCAGATTATTTTGAGGTGTTGATGACCCAACGTGATGCATTACAATCGAAATTAGAGTTGATCGAAACCAAAAAACAACAGTTAAACGCTGTGGTAGATATTTATCACGCCCTGGGAGGCGGATGGAACTAG
- the ligD gene encoding DNA ligase D, with protein sequence MSLEKYVAKRDFSKTAEPKSGKSRDRSKLHFVIQKHDASRLHYDFRLEMEGVLKSWAVPKGPSTDPKTKRLAMMVEDHPYDYKDFEGIIPQGEYGGGTVIVWDEGTYEPIEVIKGKKAQEKHLLKQLNEGSLKIKLNGEKLHGEFALVKTHGMGENGWLLIKHKDDYASTKDITKEDKSVLSGKTIEKMEKTSDKVWKEGKEQKIKPEKKNPEPKVKKETKPVGDDKSINVKAILKKAPKSAMPKNIKPMLATLVDEPFDDPNWQYEVKWDGYRALAFINKGKAELFSRNNKSFNEKFYPIYDLLNEWKINAVLDGEILVLNDRGISNFGSLQNWRSEADGELVFYVFDILWYEGKNLMELPLDERQAILNDVLPTDDDRVRLGKVFKASGVDFFDAAQRMGLEGIIAKKTDSTYAPDRRSKEWLKIKVHKRQEVVIAGFTKNADTSKSFSSLLLGVYEKGKLQYVGKVGTGFSDKLQKTMMEQFKPIIIDKSPFESIPDVNKPSRFRPNPPKAKATWLKPQLVCEVAFTEVTDDGVFRHPSFQGMREDKKAKEVVREEEKPTQKVVDEVKEKEEHTDAIKPPKGKEPKTLLNPKDETQVRKIKGHELKFTNLSKVYWPEDKVTKRDMFNYYYQVAEYILPYLKDRPQSLNRFPGGIHGPSFYQKDVKGKAPEWAETFPYENGEGEKKEYLVGTDEASLLWMASLGCIEMNPWFSRVQHPDNPDYCVIDLDPDKHTFDQVVEAALETKKVLDAIDVPSYCKTSGSTGMHIYIPLNAKYDYDQSQMFAKIIVNLVHKQIPEYTSLERMVAARKGKMYLDFLQNRPGATIAGPYSLRPKVGATVSMPLHWDEVKPGLKMKDFNIFNALERLKVEGDLFKGVLGKGIDLKKAINKAKSVFG encoded by the coding sequence ATGAGTCTGGAAAAATATGTTGCCAAGCGCGATTTCTCAAAAACGGCAGAACCCAAATCAGGTAAAAGCCGCGATCGGAGCAAGTTACACTTTGTGATCCAAAAGCACGATGCATCTCGCCTGCACTACGATTTCAGACTCGAAATGGAAGGCGTTTTAAAAAGCTGGGCGGTGCCAAAGGGTCCTTCAACCGATCCCAAAACCAAACGTTTAGCCATGATGGTAGAAGACCATCCTTACGATTATAAGGATTTTGAAGGCATTATCCCACAGGGTGAATATGGAGGCGGAACCGTGATTGTATGGGATGAAGGTACCTACGAGCCGATTGAGGTTATAAAAGGCAAAAAAGCACAGGAAAAACATCTGTTAAAACAGTTAAATGAAGGCTCTTTAAAAATTAAATTGAATGGAGAAAAACTTCACGGCGAATTTGCGCTGGTTAAAACACATGGAATGGGCGAAAATGGCTGGCTACTCATCAAACACAAAGATGATTATGCCTCCACAAAAGATATAACCAAAGAAGATAAATCGGTGCTTTCCGGAAAAACCATCGAAAAGATGGAAAAAACATCAGATAAGGTGTGGAAGGAAGGAAAAGAGCAAAAAATAAAGCCTGAAAAAAAAAATCCTGAGCCAAAGGTTAAAAAAGAAACAAAACCTGTAGGAGATGATAAAAGCATTAATGTAAAAGCCATTCTTAAAAAAGCACCAAAATCGGCCATGCCGAAAAACATTAAGCCCATGTTGGCTACATTGGTGGATGAACCATTTGATGATCCAAACTGGCAATACGAAGTAAAATGGGATGGATACCGCGCTTTGGCTTTTATCAACAAAGGAAAAGCAGAACTGTTTTCGAGGAATAATAAATCATTTAACGAAAAATTTTATCCCATTTACGACCTGCTTAACGAATGGAAAATTAATGCCGTTTTGGATGGAGAAATTTTAGTGTTGAATGATAGGGGCATATCCAATTTCGGTTCATTACAAAACTGGAGAAGTGAGGCAGATGGGGAACTTGTTTTTTATGTTTTCGATATCCTTTGGTATGAGGGCAAAAACCTGATGGAGTTGCCGCTTGATGAGCGCCAGGCCATTTTAAATGATGTGCTACCAACTGATGATGATCGTGTGCGTTTAGGGAAAGTTTTCAAAGCCAGTGGAGTCGATTTTTTTGATGCCGCTCAAAGAATGGGTTTGGAAGGCATCATCGCTAAAAAAACGGATAGTACTTATGCTCCCGACCGGAGATCGAAAGAGTGGTTAAAAATTAAAGTACACAAGCGCCAGGAGGTGGTGATAGCCGGTTTTACAAAAAATGCCGATACCTCCAAATCTTTCAGTTCGCTTTTACTGGGCGTATATGAAAAAGGAAAATTGCAGTATGTAGGCAAGGTTGGTACCGGGTTTTCGGATAAACTGCAAAAAACAATGATGGAGCAGTTTAAGCCCATTATAATAGATAAAAGTCCTTTCGAAAGTATCCCTGATGTAAATAAACCTTCGCGGTTTAGGCCAAATCCGCCAAAGGCAAAAGCCACCTGGTTAAAACCGCAATTGGTTTGCGAAGTAGCATTTACCGAAGTAACCGATGATGGCGTTTTCCGTCATCCATCTTTTCAGGGTATGAGAGAGGATAAAAAAGCGAAAGAAGTAGTCCGTGAAGAGGAAAAACCTACGCAAAAGGTTGTTGATGAGGTTAAAGAAAAAGAGGAACATACCGATGCCATAAAACCACCTAAAGGAAAAGAACCCAAAACCTTATTAAACCCAAAAGATGAAACGCAGGTGAGAAAAATAAAAGGCCACGAGTTGAAATTTACCAATCTGAGCAAAGTTTATTGGCCAGAAGATAAAGTAACCAAAAGGGACATGTTTAATTATTATTATCAGGTTGCTGAATATATTTTACCTTATCTTAAAGACCGGCCCCAATCGCTTAACCGTTTTCCGGGAGGGATCCACGGGCCGAGTTTTTACCAGAAAGATGTTAAGGGAAAGGCACCGGAATGGGCGGAAACTTTTCCTTATGAAAATGGCGAGGGGGAAAAAAAGGAATACCTGGTAGGTACTGATGAAGCTTCTTTATTATGGATGGCAAGTTTGGGCTGTATAGAAATGAATCCCTGGTTTAGCCGCGTACAGCACCCCGATAACCCTGATTATTGCGTAATTGATCTTGATCCGGATAAACACACTTTCGATCAGGTAGTTGAAGCTGCCCTTGAAACCAAAAAAGTATTGGATGCCATTGATGTGCCAAGTTATTGTAAAACCTCAGGCTCAACCGGCATGCACATTTACATTCCTTTAAATGCTAAATACGATTATGACCAGAGTCAGATGTTTGCTAAAATCATTGTGAACCTGGTGCATAAACAGATTCCTGAATATACATCTTTAGAACGAATGGTGGCTGCCAGAAAAGGTAAAATGTATCTTGATTTTTTACAGAACAGGCCAGGGGCAACCATCGCAGGACCTTATTCTTTGCGGCCAAAAGTAGGGGCAACGGTTTCCATGCCTTTGCATTGGGATGAAGTAAAACCCGGCTTGAAAATGAAAGACTTTAATATTTTTAATGCCTTAGAGCGTTTAAAAGTTGAAGGAGATCTTTTTAAAGGAGTTTTAGGCAAAGGTATTGACTTGAAAAAAGCTATCAATAAAGCAAAAAGTGTTTTTGGATAA
- a CDS encoding VOC family protein produces the protein MKKVFLTTIILFSILFQKSMAQNKTENVPAVLNHIAVYVADLNTATTFYESVFNLKIIPEPFKDNRHTWFTLGAAGQLHLIQGAKGNETFDKNGHLCFSVPSVDDFVKKLNAKNISFEDWAGKEKGITIRVDGVKQIYFKDPDGHWLEVNDAK, from the coding sequence ATGAAAAAAGTCTTCCTAACCACCATCATTTTATTTTCTATACTATTTCAAAAATCCATGGCGCAAAATAAAACAGAAAATGTACCTGCAGTTTTAAACCATATCGCTGTTTATGTAGCCGATTTAAACACAGCCACTACTTTTTACGAAAGTGTTTTCAACCTGAAAATCATTCCAGAGCCTTTTAAAGATAACCGCCATACCTGGTTTACTTTAGGAGCTGCCGGACAATTACATTTGATTCAGGGCGCAAAAGGCAATGAAACATTTGATAAAAACGGACATTTATGTTTTAGTGTTCCATCGGTTGATGATTTTGTAAAGAAATTGAATGCTAAAAACATCAGTTTTGAAGATTGGGCGGGCAAAGAAAAAGGCATTACCATACGTGTTGATGGCGTAAAACAGATTTATTTCAAAGATCCTGATGGTCACTGGCTTGAAGTAAACGACGCGAAGTAA
- a CDS encoding DUF3095 domain-containing protein, whose product MPNNQDHFYSNLPTNKIPLHRLLVKKQLFRHVPADWHVIITDIKSSTAAVNAGLHENVNLIATGSIVAVLNIAFKASITVPFFFGGDGATFIVPPGIVDEVMKSLLRYKSNTRENFNLDLRVGIVPLAEIYAKGNSLQICKFNSSETFSIPIVLGDGLAYAEKMIKGDDYLLSGHDTANEEIDLSGMQCRWDKIEPPENSEEIVTLIVIAQDYRQQAEVFSKVIRHLDQIYGTPEKRQPISVSKLIFRTSFNSLGQEMKHRLGKIKFFELVKSWFINIYGYIYFRTERGKNYLKQLVAMSDTLVMDGRINTVITGTEKQRLALHKELDILENKQEILYALYVSGESIMSCYVRDLEDDHIHFVDGAEGGYTQAAGILKQKIRGKMQKMDNI is encoded by the coding sequence ATGCCAAATAATCAAGATCATTTCTATTCCAATCTTCCAACAAATAAAATTCCTTTACACCGGCTATTGGTTAAAAAGCAGCTATTTAGGCATGTACCTGCAGATTGGCATGTCATTATCACTGATATTAAAAGTTCTACAGCTGCCGTTAATGCAGGTTTGCACGAAAATGTAAATCTTATTGCCACAGGTAGCATTGTTGCTGTGCTCAATATTGCTTTTAAGGCCAGTATTACGGTGCCGTTTTTCTTTGGGGGTGATGGTGCAACTTTTATCGTACCACCTGGTATTGTAGATGAGGTGATGAAATCGTTATTGAGATATAAGAGTAACACCCGCGAAAATTTTAATCTCGATTTAAGGGTTGGGATTGTACCTTTAGCCGAAATTTACGCAAAAGGAAATAGCCTTCAGATCTGCAAATTTAATAGCTCCGAAACCTTTTCAATCCCGATTGTTTTGGGTGATGGTTTGGCTTATGCCGAAAAAATGATAAAGGGGGATGATTATTTATTGTCGGGTCACGATACTGCCAACGAAGAAATAGATTTAAGCGGCATGCAATGCCGTTGGGATAAAATTGAACCACCAGAGAATAGCGAAGAAATTGTAACCCTGATTGTAATTGCCCAGGATTACAGGCAGCAGGCAGAAGTATTCAGTAAGGTCATCCGTCACCTCGATCAGATTTATGGTACCCCAGAAAAACGCCAGCCAATTTCGGTTTCTAAACTAATTTTCAGGACAAGTTTTAATAGCCTGGGGCAGGAAATGAAACACCGTTTAGGGAAGATTAAATTTTTTGAACTCGTTAAATCCTGGTTCATCAATATTTACGGTTACATCTATTTTCGCACTGAGCGCGGCAAAAATTACCTTAAACAACTCGTGGCCATGTCTGATACTTTGGTAATGGATGGAAGGATCAACACCGTGATTACCGGAACGGAAAAACAGCGTTTAGCCTTACATAAGGAATTGGATATACTGGAAAACAAACAAGAAATTTTATATGCGCTCTATGTAAGCGGTGAGTCAATCATGTCATGTTACGTAAGGGATCTGGAAGATGATCACATTCACTTTGTTGATGGGGCAGAAGGAGGTTACACCCAGGCAGCCGGAATATTGAAACAAAAAATACGCGGAAAAATGCAAAAGATGGATAACATTTAA
- a CDS encoding aldo/keto reductase codes for MGKTTFKFGELEVNRLGYGAMQLTGKGVFGEVEDRENAITVLREAVANGVNFIDTAEAYGPKFNESLIADALSPFQKDVFIATKGGFDRPGPNNWVPNGAPEKIREDIEGSLQRLKVNSIDLWQLHRIDPNVDIAKTLAPVVEAVKEGKIKNVGLSEVTIDQIKQVQDILPIVSVQNLYNLSNREWESVLDFTAEQGLAFIPWFPLASGPHKLEDKIKAIAEEHKATTAQIALAWLLKRSSNILLIPGTKSVEHLKENLKAAEIELTQAEFESLAQ; via the coding sequence ATGGGAAAAACAACATTTAAATTTGGCGAATTAGAAGTTAACCGTTTAGGTTATGGAGCGATGCAATTAACAGGTAAAGGTGTTTTTGGCGAAGTGGAAGACCGCGAAAATGCAATAACGGTTTTACGCGAAGCAGTTGCAAATGGCGTTAATTTTATTGATACAGCTGAAGCTTACGGACCAAAATTTAACGAATCGCTTATTGCCGATGCATTATCACCTTTTCAAAAAGATGTTTTTATAGCTACTAAAGGCGGTTTTGACCGACCAGGTCCAAACAATTGGGTGCCTAACGGTGCGCCAGAAAAAATCAGAGAAGATATTGAAGGAAGTTTACAACGCTTAAAAGTAAATTCAATCGATTTATGGCAGTTGCACCGTATTGATCCTAATGTGGATATTGCTAAAACCCTTGCGCCAGTGGTAGAGGCCGTAAAAGAAGGTAAAATAAAAAATGTAGGATTATCAGAAGTTACCATCGATCAGATTAAGCAGGTACAGGATATTTTGCCTATAGTTTCTGTACAAAATTTATATAACCTTAGCAACAGGGAGTGGGAGAGTGTTTTAGATTTTACTGCAGAACAAGGTCTGGCTTTTATCCCTTGGTTTCCCTTGGCTTCCGGTCCGCATAAGTTAGAGGATAAAATTAAAGCCATTGCCGAAGAACACAAGGCTACAACCGCACAGATTGCTTTGGCCTGGTTATTAAAAAGATCATCAAATATCCTTTTGATCCCTGGAACAAAATCTGTAGAACATCTAAAAGAAAACTTAAAAGCCGCAGAAATCGAGTTGACTCAAGCAGAATTTGAAAGTTTAGCGCAATAA
- a CDS encoding serine hydrolase domain-containing protein: protein MKISCLKHLFALLLLVVVTQHSNAQNEKAEADFKQVMEKYSAIGASVAVVKAGKIIYTHSFGLKNLENKQALSDQDIFRIASISKSFSATSIMQLVEEGKIHLDDDFGDLVGFKIRNPKFPDQKITLKMALSHTSSLNDSQGYLNLDVINPDKNPDWAKCYNDYLPGSKFDYCNLNFNLIGTIIEKKSGERFDNYLKNHVLKPLGLYAGYCVDSLDSTRFVSLYEYHADTKSYSPSPTAYASRRAEIANYVMGYSTPIFSPTGGMKISATDLAKYMIMHMNYGTANGVKIISKKSAKQMQTALTDDEGYGFAIRTADNLIPGVKLKGHTGSAYGLYSTMFFNPKEKFGFVIITNGINATYTDGLPDFSRAAINSLYQFFVK, encoded by the coding sequence ATGAAAATATCTTGCCTTAAGCATCTTTTTGCACTCCTTTTACTTGTTGTGGTAACGCAACATTCAAATGCCCAAAATGAAAAAGCAGAAGCTGATTTCAAACAGGTTATGGAGAAATACAGTGCTATTGGTGCTTCAGTGGCGGTGGTTAAGGCAGGAAAAATCATTTATACCCACTCCTTTGGCTTAAAAAACCTCGAAAATAAACAGGCATTAAGCGATCAGGATATTTTTAGGATCGCGTCCATTTCGAAATCTTTTTCAGCAACATCCATCATGCAATTGGTAGAGGAGGGAAAAATCCATTTAGATGATGATTTCGGTGATCTGGTAGGTTTTAAAATCAGAAATCCAAAATTTCCTGATCAGAAAATTACCTTAAAAATGGCTTTATCGCATACCTCCAGTTTAAACGATTCGCAGGGTTATTTAAACCTCGATGTAATTAATCCGGATAAAAACCCAGATTGGGCAAAATGTTATAATGATTATTTACCCGGAAGTAAATTTGATTACTGTAACCTCAATTTTAACCTGATCGGAACCATCATAGAGAAAAAATCGGGCGAGCGTTTCGATAATTATTTAAAAAACCACGTGCTTAAACCTTTAGGGCTTTATGCCGGTTATTGTGTCGATTCTTTAGATAGCACCCGTTTTGTGAGCCTGTACGAATATCATGCTGATACAAAATCTTATAGTCCTTCGCCAACCGCTTATGCTTCAAGGAGAGCTGAAATTGCAAATTATGTGATGGGTTATAGCACGCCTATTTTTTCACCAACAGGAGGGATGAAAATCTCTGCAACCGACCTGGCTAAATACATGATCATGCACATGAACTATGGCACCGCAAATGGCGTTAAAATTATAAGCAAAAAAAGCGCTAAGCAAATGCAAACCGCTTTAACTGATGATGAAGGTTATGGTTTTGCCATCAGAACAGCAGATAACCTTATTCCGGGGGTTAAGCTTAAGGGGCACACAGGCTCTGCTTATGGCTTATACAGCACCATGTTTTTTAATCCGAAAGAAAAATTTGGATTCGTAATCATCACCAATGGTATCAATGCCACCTATACAGATGGTTTGCCTGATTTTAGCCGCGCAGCAATTAACAGTTTATACCAATTTTTCGTTAAGTAA
- a CDS encoding glycosyltransferase family 87 protein, which yields MLNHFLTGAPSLSLRQKFYQDNRFVLSIWVVITLIFVIDSWATHRYNNYLIFENTFRNLLHERSLYAHYPAYHDDTNHYGPIFSLLIAPFAIFHNWVGLLLWNLFNCFLLFKAIQTLPLTQDQKVVIGYIAIPCLIESMLNQQFNAGEGALMIFSYTLLNKNKGLWSALCIVLGTFIKLYGIVGLVFFFFAKKKPEFILWLIIWSLIIFLLPMLFASPDYVAHCYVDWKNSLVGKNMLNVLGEGIDISIMGFFRQLLDEPGISNFLFLALGSLIFMLPFKRITNFEKQKFQLMILSSVLLFPVLFSTGAEDCTFIISITGVGIWYVKENNKAMKRVLLPVLLFITCNFPLLLFPAFAKSHPLSLAIISLPYFLVWLRVIYTATKNRFAYAEETEPEMVTALID from the coding sequence ATGCTAAATCATTTTCTAACCGGCGCTCCAAGTCTATCCTTGCGCCAAAAGTTTTATCAGGATAATCGTTTTGTATTATCCATCTGGGTTGTGATTACCCTGATTTTTGTAATCGATTCGTGGGCAACGCATCGGTACAATAATTACCTCATATTCGAAAATACATTTAGAAATCTCCTTCACGAAAGGTCATTATATGCCCATTATCCAGCCTATCATGACGATACCAACCACTATGGACCAATTTTTAGCTTATTGATTGCCCCCTTTGCCATTTTTCACAATTGGGTAGGCTTGCTATTGTGGAATTTGTTTAATTGTTTTTTACTTTTTAAAGCCATCCAAACCCTGCCCTTAACTCAGGATCAAAAGGTAGTGATTGGCTATATTGCCATTCCCTGTTTGATCGAATCTATGCTGAACCAGCAATTTAATGCCGGAGAAGGTGCTTTAATGATATTCAGTTACACACTTCTTAACAAAAATAAAGGCCTTTGGTCTGCACTCTGTATCGTTTTGGGCACATTTATCAAGCTTTATGGTATTGTTGGACTGGTGTTTTTCTTTTTCGCAAAGAAAAAACCCGAGTTCATTTTATGGCTTATTATATGGTCGCTCATTATATTCTTATTGCCCATGTTGTTTGCTTCGCCTGATTATGTGGCGCATTGTTATGTGGATTGGAAAAACTCACTCGTTGGTAAAAATATGCTCAATGTTTTAGGCGAAGGAATCGATATTTCGATCATGGGTTTCTTCAGGCAACTTTTAGATGAACCCGGAATATCCAATTTTCTTTTCCTGGCGCTTGGCTCTTTGATATTCATGTTGCCCTTTAAACGCATCACTAATTTTGAAAAACAAAAGTTTCAACTGATGATTTTATCTTCTGTGTTACTTTTCCCGGTGTTGTTTAGTACGGGTGCTGAAGATTGTACTTTTATCATTTCCATTACCGGGGTGGGGATATGGTATGTAAAAGAAAATAATAAAGCCATGAAAAGAGTGTTGTTGCCTGTTTTGCTTTTCATTACCTGTAATTTTCCCTTACTATTATTCCCGGCTTTTGCCAAATCGCATCCTTTATCGCTTGCGATCATCAGTTTACCTTATTTCCTCGTTTGGCTTAGGGTTATTTATACCGCTACTAAAAATAGGTTCGCCTATGCAGAAGAAACAGAACCCGAAATGGTTACTGCGCTAATAGATTAA
- a CDS encoding DUF3606 domain-containing protein produces the protein MEYQINSMNARKEFIEIADEQDRNYWAARLGVTGEKLKSVVKAIQSMEFSILKEYLMMEKIKSGSTYQRFANQ, from the coding sequence ATGGAATATCAAATAAATTCGATGAATGCGAGGAAAGAATTTATCGAAATCGCAGACGAACAAGACCGCAATTATTGGGCTGCCCGCTTAGGGGTAACAGGTGAGAAACTAAAATCGGTTGTAAAAGCCATTCAAAGCATGGAGTTTTCAATATTGAAAGAGTATTTAATGATGGAGAAAATTAAATCTGGAAGTACTTATCAAAGATTTGCAAATCAATAA